The region GCGTGGCGTCGGTGTCCGCGCCCGTACGCGGCCCGTCGAACCGCGTGGTGGCCGCCGTGTCCGTGTCAGGCCCCATCGAGCGGCTGACCCGGCACCCGGGACGTATGCACGCGCAGGCCGTGGTGGACGCCGCCGGCCGGCTCTCGGAGGCCCTGCGCCGCTCCGGCTGACCGGCAGCGGCCAAGACCGCCCGAGAAGCCCGCCGTCCCGGCCCGCGCCGTCCCCGCGGGCCGGGACGGCGTCCTTTTCCGCCGCAGACCCCGGAAAACACCGGAAGCCCGTCGCGTCCGCGACGGGCTTCACATGTCCTGGTGCCTGAGTACCCCCGACCGGATTCGAACCGGCGCTACCGCCTTGAGAGGGCGGCGTGCTAGGCCACTACACAACGGGGGCGAGCTTTGGCGATCCTCGCGTCGTCGCGTCCGGGTGCGACCCGAAGGGAACGGAATGAAAGGATCTGTACCCCCGACCGGATTCGAACCGGCGCTACCGCCTTGAGAGGGCGGCGTGCTAGGCCGCTACACAACGGGGGCCTGTCATACACACATGCGCTGGGGTACCAGGACTCGAACCTAGAACAACTGAACCAGAATCAGCCGTGTTGCCAATTACACCATACCCCACCAAAACGCAACCCCTGCGGGTCTTGTTCGGTATGCGCTTCCTGGCCGGACCTTTCGGCCCTCCCGGGCGGCGCAGGAAGAACATTACCCGATCAGGGACACGGCTCCAAAACGGGTATCGGCGCACAGCCCCTTACGCGCTCAGGACCCGGCAGCCGCTGTGCGGCTGCCGGGTCCTGAGCGGGAATACCGGCGTCAGCCCGCCAGCCGGGCCAGGGCCGCGTCGATCCGGGCTAGGGCGCGGTCGCGGCCGAGCACCTGGAGCGATTCGAAGAGCGGCAGGCCGACCGTACGGCCGGTGACCGCGACCCGGACCGGGGCCTGGGCCTTGCCGAGCTTGAGGCCGTGCGCCTCGCCCGCGGCCAGGACCGCCTCCTTGAGGGCCTCAGGGCTCGACCAGTCCGCGCCTGCCAGCTTCTCCCTGGCGGTGGCCAGCAGCGCGTCCGAGCCCTCCTTCATCGCCTTCGCCCAGGACGCCTCGTCGCTGACCGGCTCGGGCAGGAAGAGGAAGTCCACGTTGGCGGTGATGTCGGACAACACGGTGAGCCGGGTCTGCGCGTACGGGGCGATGGCCTGCCAGGCCGCCTCGTCGAAGTCCTCGGGCGCCCAGGGCGCGTGCGGGGCGCCCAGCCACGGGGTGCAGGCCGCGGCGAAGGCCTCGGGGGGCAGCCGCCTGATGTGGTCGGCGTTGATCGCCTCGGCCTTCTTGAGGTCGAAGCGCGCCGGGTTGGCGTTGACGTCGCCGATGTCGAACTTGGCGACCATCTCGGCCGGCGAGAAGACGTCCCGGTCGGCGGAGTAGGACCAGCCGAGCAGCGACAGGTAGTTCAGCAGCCCCTCGGGCAGGAAGCCGCGCTCGCGGTAGAGGTTGAGCGAGGACTCGGGATCGCGCTTGGACAGCTTCTTGTTGCCCTCGCCCATGACGTACGGCAGATGTCCGAAGTCGGGGATCTGCTTGGCGACGCCGAGGCCGATCAGCGCCTCGTACAGCGCGATCTGCCGCGGGGTGGAGGACAGCAGGTCCTCGCCGCGCAGTACGTGCGTGATGCCCATCAGCGCGTCGTCCACCGGGTTGACCAGGGTGTAGAGCGGGGCGCCGCTGGCCCGGACGATGCCGTAGTCCGGCACGTTCTCCGGGGTGAAGGTCAGTTCGCCGCGCACCAGGTCGGTGAAGGTGATCGCCTTGTCCGGCATCCGGAACCGTACGATCGCGCTGCGGCCCTCGGCCAGGTAGGCCGCGGTCTGCTCGGCGGTCAGGTCGCGGCAGTGGCCGTCGTAGCCGGAGGGGCGTCCCGCGGCGCGGGCGGCGTCGCGGCGGGCGTCCAGCTCCTCGGTGGTGCAGTAGCAGTCGTAGGCGTGCCCGGCCTCCTTGAGGCGGCGGGCCACATCGGCGTAGATGTCCATCCGCAGGGACTGCCGGTAGGGCGCGTGCGGGCCGCCGGCCTCGGGGCCCTCGTCCCAGTCGAGGCCGAGCCAGCGCAGCGAGTCCAGCAGCTGCCGGTAGGACTCCTCGGAGTCGCGGGCGGCGTCGGTGTCCTCGATCCGCAGCACCAGGGTGCCCTGGTGGTGGCGGGCGAAGGCCCAGTTGAACAGTGCGGTGCGGACCAGGCCCACGTGGGGGTTGCCGGTCGGCGAGGGGCAGAAGCGGACGCGTACGTCCGTGGAGGGTGCGCTAGCCACGCGAGATCACCTTGTTGGTGAGAGTGCCGATGCCTTCGATGGTGACGGCGACCTCGTCGCCGGGGTGCAGCGGGCCGACCCCGGCCGGGGTGCCGGTGAGGATCACGTCGCCGGGCAGCAGGGTCATCGCCTCGGTGATGTTGACGATCAGGTCCTCGATGGAGTGGATCATCTGTCGGGTGCGGCCGGCCTGCCGCAGTTCGCCGTTGACCGTCGCGGTGACCGCCAGGTCGCCGGCCGCCGCCAGGTCGATGCCGGTCTCGATCCAGGGGCCGAGCGGGCAGGAGGAGTCGAAGCCCTTGGCCCTGGCCCACTGCTTCTCGGTCTGCTGGGTGTCGCGAGCGGTGACGTCGTTGGCGCAGGTGTAGCCGAGGATGACGTCCTTGACCCGTTCGCGCGGGACCTCGCGGCACAGCCGGCTGATGACGACCGCCAGTTCCGCCTCGTGGTGGACCTCTTGTGAGAACGAGGGGTAGACGATGTTGTCGCCGGGACCGATCACCGAGGTGGACGGCTTGAAGAAGGCCCAGGGGGCGGTCGGTACCTCGTTGCCCAGTTCGGCCGCGTGGGCGGCGTAGTTGCGGCCGATGGCGACGACCTTGTTGGGCAGGACCGGCGGCAGCAGGCGGACCTTGTCCAGCGGCACCTTCGTACCCGACAGGGTGAAGTCGGCGAAGGGGACACCTTTGATGATGTCGAGGACGAGACCGTCGTAACTGCCGGAGCCGCCCGTGCCGGTCGGGTCGCCCTCGACCGCGCCGAAGGCGACATTCCCGTCGATGGAGAACCTGGCGATGCGCATGCAGTCAGCTTAGTAGTCCGCCACCGCTCCGCCCGCCGTCGCGTCACCGCAGGTCAGACACCGTAAGGTGGTGCTCAGGGGGTGACGGCGGCCTTCGGCAGCTCGTTGAGCACGGTACGGCGGGGGTTCGCGGTGCGCTGCGGCAGCGCGCGCACCTCGCTCTCGGCGGGCGGCTCGGCCGGCGCGGCCACGAGTCCCGTCGCGTCCTTGAGATGAGCAAGAGTGGTACGCCGGGGGTTGGCAGTCGTCGTCATCGGCGTCGGACCTCGTGGGCTCGGGGGACCGCACAGGGCGGACCGCGGCGGGTGAAAGCATGAAGGCTGTGAACCACCACGCTAGCCGCGCCTTTTCCCTTCACCGCGCGGCCCAGACATCTGACGGGCTGTGATTTTGCTCACCATGTGAGCGGCATTTCCGTCATTACGGACGCTCGCTCACGGTGCGTGAATCGGACATCGGGCACCGAACACCAGGAAACACCCACCGCCCGTCCACCATGGGCGACCCGCGCCACCTGTGCAAGCTTGACCCCAACATCCGAAATGCGCCGGTTTCGGAGAATACTGGATCGACGGAACGTGCGGATCATGGGACAGCCAGTCACGGAATCCAACAGGTCGGCTACGGCCCTTGTTGGGAGATCCAGCACTGTGCTGGAATTCCCCGGACCGCCGCATCACATCGAGCCGGCGCGCAGGGGGCGCAACGAGCACTCGAGCGGCGGTGATGGGCTTAACGGCCTCCTCGCAATCCGGGGCGGTCCTGGCCCCCATGACTCGACACCGTCCTGTCCGCTTCACCGCGGGGGACGCCTGGTCCAGAGGTTGCGACGCTAGTGCAGGGACGTTTCAAGAGGGACAGCGGCGCGGCGGGCGACCCGGAGCAGCAGCCCGGCGGGACCGGCAACGGTCCTGCCCAGGCGGCGGGCGACGGAAGCGCCACGCCGGGGACGACTGCGGCCACCGGACGGACGACCACGCCCAGCGGCATCGAAGCAGGCCGGATCACCGGCCTCGACAGCAAGCCGGGGCCCCGAATAGCGATGCGCAACTGGCGCATCAGCACCCGGCTGGTGTCACTGCTGGCCCTGCCGGTGGTCACCGCCGGCGCGCTCGGCGGACTGCGGATCCACACCTCGCTGCAGAACATCGACCAGTTGCAGCGCATGAAGTCCCTGACCGACATCGCCGAGCACGCGACCGACCTGGCCGACT is a window of Streptomyces sp. NBC_01477 DNA encoding:
- the gltX gene encoding glutamate--tRNA ligase codes for the protein MASAPSTDVRVRFCPSPTGNPHVGLVRTALFNWAFARHHQGTLVLRIEDTDAARDSEESYRQLLDSLRWLGLDWDEGPEAGGPHAPYRQSLRMDIYADVARRLKEAGHAYDCYCTTEELDARRDAARAAGRPSGYDGHCRDLTAEQTAAYLAEGRSAIVRFRMPDKAITFTDLVRGELTFTPENVPDYGIVRASGAPLYTLVNPVDDALMGITHVLRGEDLLSSTPRQIALYEALIGLGVAKQIPDFGHLPYVMGEGNKKLSKRDPESSLNLYRERGFLPEGLLNYLSLLGWSYSADRDVFSPAEMVAKFDIGDVNANPARFDLKKAEAINADHIRRLPPEAFAAACTPWLGAPHAPWAPEDFDEAAWQAIAPYAQTRLTVLSDITANVDFLFLPEPVSDEASWAKAMKEGSDALLATAREKLAGADWSSPEALKEAVLAAGEAHGLKLGKAQAPVRVAVTGRTVGLPLFESLQVLGRDRALARIDAALARLAG
- a CDS encoding fumarylacetoacetate hydrolase family protein, with protein sequence MRIARFSIDGNVAFGAVEGDPTGTGGSGSYDGLVLDIIKGVPFADFTLSGTKVPLDKVRLLPPVLPNKVVAIGRNYAAHAAELGNEVPTAPWAFFKPSTSVIGPGDNIVYPSFSQEVHHEAELAVVISRLCREVPRERVKDVILGYTCANDVTARDTQQTEKQWARAKGFDSSCPLGPWIETGIDLAAAGDLAVTATVNGELRQAGRTRQMIHSIEDLIVNITEAMTLLPGDVILTGTPAGVGPLHPGDEVAVTIEGIGTLTNKVISRG